The Panicum hallii strain FIL2 chromosome 9, PHallii_v3.1, whole genome shotgun sequence genome has a window encoding:
- the LOC112875001 gene encoding uncharacterized protein LOC112875001, which produces MTTAVAVELGPLVRAGAPSSSSSQRIPLPRRRRAAGAIRASPVSGRSEDAGEPPATLLPNARRRGRDPFWYGGGFSLGVDLGDARTGLAVGRGITLPRPLTVLKLRGQKLELTLLDVARQQEADELIIGLPVSADGRETPQSNKVRSVVGRLAVQAAERGLRVYLQDEHGTSIDALDYMISTGVKKSARDVKSDAYAAVMILKRYFTSSGQGAKIVLPRQPELQEKLIAQSRQDAEI; this is translated from the exons ATGACAACCGCGGTGGCTGTGGAGCTGGGGCCTCTCGTGCGGGCCggcgccccctcctcctcctcctcccagcGAATCCCACTCCCACGCCGTCGAAGAGCTGCCGGAGCTATCAGGGCGTCTCCCGTGTCCGGGCGGTCCGAGGACGCCGGCGAGCCCCCCGCCACGCTCCTGCCgaacgcgcggcggcgggggcgcgacCCGTTCTGGTACGGAGGCGGGTTCAGCCTCGGTGTGGACCTGGGCGACGCCCGCACCGGCCTCGCCGTCGGGCGGGGCATCACCCTCCCTCGCCCCCTCACT GTTCTGAAGCTGCGCGGGCAGAAGCTGGAGCTGACGCTGCTCGACGTGGCCCGGCAGCAG GAGGCGGACGAGCTTATCATCGGGCTTCCCGTGTCGGCCGATGGGAGGGAGACGCCGCAGTCCAACAAGGTGCGGAGCGTCGTCGGGAGGCTCGCCGTCCAAGCGGCGGAGAG GGGCTTGAGGGTATATTTGCAGGATGAACATGGAACTTCGATAGATGCCCTTGATTACATGATCTCAAC GGGTGTCAAAAAGTCTGCCCGTGATGTCAAATCTGATGCGTATGCTGCAGTG ATGATACTGAAGAGATATTTCACGTCATCAGGTCAAGGGGCTAAGATTGTTCTTCCCAGGCAACCAGAATTGCAGGAAAAGTTAATAGCTCAGTCTAGGCAAGATGCTGAAATTTAG
- the LOC112875000 gene encoding putative glucuronosyltransferase PGSIP7, with protein MAAGLPQVSERRLAAVLVLLLAVTAAAAAGERRGLLARVEGPAARHRHAYAAMMYMGTPRDYEFYVAVRVMMRSLTRVRADADRVLIASADVPRDWVRAMTEEDGMRVVIVENLRNPYESNLGGINRRFKLTLNKLYAWTLVDYERVVMIDSDNIFLQNTDELFQCGQFCAVFINPCYFHTGLFVLQPSMDVFKGMLHDLEIGRENSDGADQGFLVGCYPDLLDKPMFHPPENDTKLNGTYRLPLGYQMDASYYYLKLHWHVPCGPNSVITFPSAPWFKPWYWWSWPILPLGLSWHKQRWDDLGYAAEMPVILMEVLMYIVIIAVTRLARPGMTKLCYNRRPEKQNALVQWLIKMAVIVAMVAAYSIPFFVIPRTVHPIMGWSVYLFGALALSVLVINVFLLPPLDVLTIWLAIVGMLFVMAFPWYNDGIVRVLAIFGYAFCSAPFLWASLVRMMDSLQTMLERDPFFPRLGEQTQDTEFSKLY; from the exons ATGGCGGCGGGGCTGCCGCAGGTCTCCGAGCGGCGGCTCGCGGCGGTGCTGGTGCTGCTTCTCGCGGtgaccgcggcggcggcggcgggcgagcggcggggccTGCTGGCGCGGGTGGAGGGCCCGGCGGCGCGGCACCGCCACGCGTACGCCGCCATGATGTACATGGGCACGCCGCGGGACTACGAGTTCTACGTCGCCGTGCGGGTCATGATGCGCTCCCTCACCCGGGTCCGCGCCGACGCCGACCGCGTCCTCATCGCCTCCGCCGACGTGCCGCGCGACTGGGTCCGCGCAAT GACGGAGGAGGACGGTATGAGGGTGGTGATAGTGGAGAACCTCAGGAATCCTTACGAGAGCAATCTAGGAGGGATCAACAGGAGGTTCAAGCTGACACTGAACAAGCTCTACGCGTGGACCCTGGTTGACTACGAGCGTGTCGTCATGATTGATTCCGACAACATCTTCCTCCAGAACACCGACGAGCTGTTCCAATGCGGGCAGTTCTGCGCTGTTTTCATCAACCCCTGCTACTTCCACACTGGTCTTTTCGTGCTCCAG CCTTCTATGGATGTATTCAAGGGCATGCTTCATGACCTGGAGATTGGCCGTGAAAACTCTGATGGTGCTGACCAAGGCTTTCTGGTTGGGTGCTACCCAGACTTGCTCGACAAACCAATGTTTCACCCTCCTGAGAATGACACAAAGCTCAATGGGACCTATCGCCTTCCTCTTGGCTATCAAATGGATGCATCCTACTACT ATCTCAAGCTGCATTGGCATGTCCCATGTGGGCCAAACAGTGTGATCACATTCCCCAGCGCCCCTTGGTTCAAACCTTGGTACTGGTGGTCCTGGCCAATCTTGCCACTGGGCCTTTCCTGGCACAAGCAGCGCTGGGATGATCTCGG GTATGCTGCTGAAATGCCAGTGATTCTGATGGAAGTTTTAATGTACATAGTGATCATAGCAGTCACTAGATTGGCAAGGCCAGGGATGACAAAACTGTGTTATAACAGGCGGCCTGAGAAGCAAAATGCCCTGGTGCAGTGGCTGATCAAGATGGCTGTGATTGTGGCTATGGTGGCTGCATATTCCATTCCTTTCTTTGTGATCCCACGCACAGTTCATCCGATCATGGGCTGGTCCGTCTACCTATTTGGCGCACTAGCCCTTTCAGTGCTTGTGATCAATGTTTTTCTGCTGCCGCCACTTGACGTGCTTACGATCTGGCTCGCGATTGTTGGTATGCTCTTCGTAATGGCATTCCCATGGTATAATGATGGTATTGTGAGGGTTCTGGCAATCTTTGGGTACGCATTCTGCTCTGCACCTTTCTTGTGGGCATCCCTGGTGAGGATGATGGACTCACTGCAGACGATGCTTGAGAGGGATCCATTCTTCCCCCGGCTTGGTGAACAAACACAGGATACTGAATTCAGCAAGCTGTACTGA
- the LOC112877193 gene encoding zinc finger protein ZAT9-like, which translates to MDRHTCKLCFRRFHNGRALGGHMRSHVMAAAVTAACSPPPLPLASTSSTEMDGEPAQRRPLASCGLRGGAKRRLGIGAPEFSGGGAAGGESSVVQDGESDTESSPRFAVSRRRSKRARRRAPPPPPDPEQPASSVSDATTEEDVAMSLVMLSRDSWARSRSGPEHHRGPASSEAEQNNGGGADEAEHDQDHDVARPRGRHQCGACRKVFRSYQALGGHRASVKKGKGGCLPVPPPPTPPAAPPSSKSHRAEAAPAVIHECPFCFRVFESGQALGGHKRTHLPSAGAASPSTPVRCGDSSGSIDLNVPAAADDDFELSAVYDGEFGSSTRQ; encoded by the coding sequence ATGGACAGGCACACCTGCAAGCTCTGCTTCCGGCGGTTCCACAATGGCCGCGCGCTGGGCGGCCACATGCGCTCCCACGTCATGGCCGCCGCGGTGACGGCAgcgtgctcgccgccgccgctccccctgGCGTCTACCTCGTCGACCGAGATGGACGGCGAGCCGGCGCAGCGCAGGCCGCTGGCGTCGTGCGGTTTGCGCGGCGGCGCCAAGAGAAGGCTCGGGATCGGCGCCCCCGAATtctccggcggcggggcggccggcggcgagtcGTCGGTCGTGCAGGACGGCGAGAGCGACACAGAGTCGTCCCCGCGGTTCGCCGTGAGCCGCCGGCGCTCGAAGCGGGCGCGCcgtcgcgcgccgccgccgccgccggatccCGAGCAGCCGGCGAGCAGCGTCTCCGACGCCACGACGGAGGAGGACGTGGCCATGTCGCTCGTGATGCTGTCCCGGGACTCGTGGGCGCGGTCCAGATCCGGGCCCGAGCACCACCGGGGCCCGGCGAGCTCGGAGGCTGAGCAGaacaacggcggcggcgcggacgaggCCGAGCACGACCAGGATCACGACGTCGCGAGGCCGCGCGGCCGGCACCAGTGCGGCGCGTGCAGGAAGGTGTTCCGGTCGTAccaggcgctgggcggccaCCGCGCCAGCGTCAAGAAAGGCAAGGGTGGATGCCTGCCGGTGCCTCCGCCGCCGACAcctcccgccgcgccgccgtcgtccaagTCCCACCGCGCCGAGGCCGCCCCGGCGGTGATCCACGAGTGCCCGTTCTGCTTCCGCGTGTTCGAGTCCGGGCAGGCCCTGGGCGGCCACAAGCGCACGCACCTGCCGTCCGCCGGCGCGGCGTCCCCTTCGACGCCGGTCAGGTGCGGCGACAGCTCCGGGTCCATCGACCTCAACGTGCCGGCCGCGGCGGACGACGACTTCGAGCTCTCCGCCGTGTACGACGGGGAGTTCGGCAGCAGCACCAGACAGTGA